A window of the Chaetodon trifascialis isolate fChaTrf1 chromosome 9, fChaTrf1.hap1, whole genome shotgun sequence genome harbors these coding sequences:
- the LOC139335847 gene encoding zona pellucida-like domain-containing protein 1: MRRACFILLLMSHATSVSTQFNGYNCDANYHSRFPGERDISVYCGVQTITLKINFCPVLFSGYTNADLALNGRHSDAQCRGFINNNTFPTAVLFSISLSTLESCGNSLVVSTAYGANAYGNMSLVQIGNVSGYIDTPDPPTIISYLPGLLYKFSCSYPLEYLVNNSQLASSSAAVSVKDSNGTFVSTLNMILYNDSTYSQPLSIPMAGLALKTRVFAAVKATNLDKRWNILMDYCYTTPSGNPNDELRYDLFFGCYKDPQTTVLENGKSQMGRFSFEVFRFVKHRHQKMSTVFLHCVTKLCRVDDCIMLMPICGRRRRRDERDSLGSPPAASGNAVLTAGPIITRSDETPVDNSQLASGDPSQPMNPVTSALISGVVILGGVSVGFFLLSVRLLQKSRLPSSAASGVWNRSFK; this comes from the exons TGATGAGTCACGCCACCTCTGTCTCCACACAATTTAATGGCTACAACTGTGACGCCAACTACCACAGCAGGTTTCCTG GCGAGCGGGACATCAGCGTGTACTGCGGGGTTCAGACCATCACCTTGAAGATCAACTTCTGCCCCGTGCTCTTCTCCGGCTACACCAATGCAGATTTGGCTCTGAACGGTCGCCACAGTGACGCCCAATGCCGCGGcttcatcaacaacaacaccttcCCCACAGCGGTCCTGTTCAGCATCAGTCTCAGCACTCTGGAGTCCTGCGGCAACAGCCTGGTG GTCAGCACTGCCTATGGGGCCAATGCCTACGGAAACATGTCTCTAGTACAAATTGGGAACGTCTCAGGGTATATCGACACCCCTGACCCGCCGACTATAATCAGCTACCTTCCTGGCTTGCTGTATAAATTCAGCTGCAGCTACCCGCTGGAGTACCTGGTCAATAACTCACAGCTGGCATC CTCCTCTGCCGCCGTATCCGTCAAGGACAGCAATGGCACATTTGTGAGCACACTGAATATGATCCTGTACAAT GACTCAACATACAGCCAACCTCTTTCTATTCCAATGGCTGGACTGGCTCTGAAAACCAGAGTCTTTGCTGCCGTGAAAGCCACAAACTTAGACAAACG GTGGAACATCTTGATGGACTACTGTTACACAACCCCCTCAGGGAATCCTAATGATGAACTCCGCTATGACCTTTTCTTTGG CTGCTACAAAGACCCACAGACGACAGTTCTTGAGAACGGAAAGAGTCAGATGGGCCGTTTTTCCTTCGAGGTTTTCCGTTTTGTTAAACACAGACACCAGAAGATGTCAACGGTGTTCTTGCACTGCGTCACCAAGCTTTGCCGGGTAGATGACTGCATCATGCTCATGCCA ATTTGTGGACGGCGGCGGAGGCGGGACGAAAGGGACAGCCTAGGATCCCCACCAGCAGCATCTGGGAATGCTGTCCTCACCGCTGGACCAATTATCACCAGGAGCG ATGAAACACCTGTCGACAACTCTCAACTTG CTTCTGGTGACCCCTCCCAGCCAATGAACCCGGTGACCAGCGCTCTGATCTCAGGTGTGGTCATCCTGGGTGGGGTCAGTGTAGGCTTTTTCCTGCTGTCGGTCCGCCTCCTGCAGAAGTCCCGCCTCCCATCGAGCGCTGCTTCAGGTGTTTGGAACCGCAGCTTTAAATGA
- the LOC139335931 gene encoding zona pellucida-like domain-containing protein 1: protein MALFSFLILTSLCIAGREALSLSDCGAYARRPEYTDIAVVCGTSAIDLSIQICPAIYTGYNASLLILNRIRDNVDCQGTLDTSVAPPVVRFSFPIREGNACGSNFLTTSAPGTGIFSDFSNIQTVNVSGVIRSFDPTIGTITYNAELKYYYSCAYPLEYLINNTQVDVSSSSIALKDNNGSFISTLSMTLYQDINYTTPLVSSPLGVELRTNIYVEVVASNLTSQYFVLLDRCYASVNPQPSNSTYFNLFVSCSIDQLTTMLENGDSQKARFYFPAFRFIEQQNETISTYYLHCITRLCERSTCSTFKQCNRKRRSVETTVVQDSITEPSVLTVSIRAKTDAPILSKDEALSGGQSDGRGASVGLGIAVAVLIVIGVAAILMAASFYRKLKRQS, encoded by the exons ATGGCTTTATTCAGCTTCCTCATCCTGACCTCCCTGTGTATTGCGGGCCGAGAGGCCCTCAGCCTTTCTGACTGCGGAGCGTACGCCAGACGACCAG AATACACTGATATCGCTGTGGTTTGTGGCACATCTGCCATTGATCTGTCGATTCAAATCTGCCCGGCTATCTACACCGGCTACAACGCGAGCTTACTGATCCTCAACCGTATCCGGGACAACGTGGACTGTCAGGGGACGCTGGACACCTCGGTGGCGCCTCCTGTGGTGAGATTCAGCTTCCCCATCAGAGAGGGGAACGCCTGTGGGAGTAACTTTTTG ACCACAAGCGCGCCAGGCACGGGAATATTCTCTGACTTCTCCAACATCCAGACGGTCAATGTCAGCGGGGTGATCCGATCCTTCGACCCCACCATTGGGACCATCACCTACAACGCAGAGCTCAAGTATTACTATTCATGTGCTTATCCTCTGGAGTATCTCATCAACAACACCCAGGTGGACGT GTCATCCTCCTCCATTGCTTTGAAAGACAACAATGGGAGCTTCATTAGTACCCTCAGCATGACCTTGTACCAG GATATTAATTACACCACACCCCTTGTCTCATCACCTCTGGGCGTCGAACTGAGGACCAACATCTACGTTGAGGTGGTTGCATCCAACCTGACATCCCA GTACTTTGTTCTTCTGGACCGGTGCTACGCCTCGGTGAATCCGCAGCCCTCCAACTCCACCTACTTTAATCTGTTTGTCTC GTGCTCCATAGATCAGCTCACCACCATGCTGGAGAACGGGGATAGCCAAAAGGCCCGCTTCTACTTCCCGGCTTTCCGCTTCATCGAGCAGCAGAATGAGACCATCTCCACCTACTATCTGCACTGCATCACCCGACTCTGCGAGCGCAGCACCTGTAGCACCTTCAAG CAATGCAACAGGAAGCGGAGGAGTGTGGAGACCACAGTCGTCCAGGACAGCATCACTGAGCCGTCTGTGCTCACAGTGTCTATAAGGGCCAAGACAGATGCCC CCATCCTCTCCAAAGACGAGG CGCTGTCTGGTGGCCAGTCTGATGGCAGGGGCGCGTCTGTTGGCCTGGGAATTGCTGTGGCTGTCCTCATTGTGATAGGGGTGGCAGCCATTTTGATGGCAGCATCTTTTTATCGAAAGCTGAAGCGGCAAAGCTAG